From Methanosarcina lacustris Z-7289, one genomic window encodes:
- a CDS encoding 4Fe-4S binding protein yields the protein MVAKIDADACTGCGSCIDECPAAAISLSDDDFAVVDEAECLDCGACEDVCPNGAITLE from the coding sequence ATGGTAGCTAAAATCGATGCAGACGCTTGCACAGGCTGTGGAAGCTGTATAGATGAATGTCCTGCCGCTGCAATCTCCCTCAGTGATGATGATTTTGCAGTTGTAGACGAAGCTGAATGTCTTGACTGTGGTGCATGTGAAGATGTCTGTCCAAATGGGGCAATCACCCTCGAGTAA